The following proteins are co-located in the Helicobacter acinonychis genome:
- a CDS encoding flagellar hook-length control protein FliK — protein MPTSINPIHTNASANALKNEAKNETKDTKNTPKSASRDFSKLLNQKISKEEPKDKPKNLNPSALKDTPQNALKNAPKDKLEQTPPPHIQTPKEIAKNQQAPTLKDLLNHQENHPTVEHETQHETIQKTHPTTPNETHNKNEKKPNEALSNAHQTNLLNKNPITPNHTNNANATQKPTAPTNAKPKTLKDIHALSQKHDLNASNIQAATQAAITSENKNPLSASDHLALKTTPTNPTTAKNDAKNTANLSSVLQSLEKKDAQNKEHTNPTNNEKKTPPLKESLQMNAIKRDKTLSKKKLEKAPTKTQATAPKTTPKNTAQLALKTPLLMPLIGANTPNNDNAPTPLEKEEKSKEVSEAKEKTKESGNSTQSTQNTPNSDNKSIAPKETIKHFTQQLKQEIQEYKPPMSKISMDLFPKELGKVEVVIQKVGKNLKVSVISHNNSLQTFLDNQQDLKNSLDALGFEGVDLSFSQNSSEEQQAPKDQLKEQELSPLKENALKSYQENTDNEHKETSMQITLYA, from the coding sequence ATGCCAACTTCTATCAACCCCATTCACACAAACGCTAGCGCCAACGCGTTAAAGAATGAAGCCAAAAACGAAACCAAAGACACCAAAAATACCCCTAAAAGTGCATCAAGGGATTTCAGCAAGCTTTTAAACCAAAAGATCTCTAAAGAAGAGCCTAAAGACAAGCCTAAAAATTTAAACCCTAGCGCTTTAAAAGACACGCCACAAAATGCACTAAAAAACGCACCCAAAGACAAGCTTGAACAAACCCCTCCCCCACACATTCAAACTCCCAAAGAGATCGCTAAAAACCAACAAGCCCCTACCCTAAAAGACTTGCTCAACCATCAAGAAAACCACCCAACAGTCGAACATGAGACCCAACATGAAACAATTCAAAAAACCCACCCAACAACCCCTAATGAAACTCACAACAAGAATGAAAAAAAGCCTAACGAAGCCCTTTCTAACGCCCATCAAACTAACTTACTCAATAAAAACCCTATAACCCCCAATCACACCAACAACGCTAACGCTACCCAAAAACCCACCGCCCCTACTAATGCTAAGCCAAAAACCCTTAAAGACATTCATGCACTCAGCCAAAAGCATGATTTGAACGCCAGCAACATTCAAGCGGCCACGCAAGCAGCCATCACTTCAGAAAATAAGAACCCTTTAAGTGCAAGTGATCATCTTGCTTTAAAAACAACGCCCACCAACCCCACGACTGCAAAAAACGACGCTAAAAACACCGCCAACCTTTCTAGCGTTTTGCAATCGTTAGAAAAAAAAGACGCGCAAAATAAAGAACACACAAACCCCACAAATAACGAAAAAAAAACGCCCCCTTTAAAAGAGAGCTTGCAAATGAACGCCATTAAAAGGGATAAAACGCTCTCTAAAAAAAAGTTAGAAAAAGCCCCCACTAAAACCCAAGCCACAGCCCCAAAAACAACGCCCAAAAACACCGCTCAGCTTGCCCTTAAAACGCCCCTTTTAATGCCCTTAATAGGAGCTAACACCCCTAATAATGATAACGCTCCAACGCCCTTAGAAAAAGAAGAAAAATCTAAAGAAGTGAGCGAAGCGAAAGAAAAAACTAAAGAGTCTGGTAACAGCACTCAAAGCACGCAAAACACCCCAAACAGCGATAATAAAAGCATCGCCCCTAAAGAGACGATCAAGCATTTCACCCAACAATTAAAGCAAGAAATCCAAGAATACAAACCCCCCATGAGTAAGATCTCTATGGATCTATTCCCTAAAGAGTTGGGTAAGGTTGAAGTGGTGATTCAAAAAGTGGGTAAAAACCTTAAAGTGAGCGTGATCTCTCATAACAACAGCTTGCAAACCTTTTTGGATAACCAACAAGATCTTAAAAACAGCTTGGACGCTTTAGGTTTTGAAGGGGTGGATTTGAGCTTTTCACAAAATTCTTCTGAAGAGCAACAAGCCCCAAAAGATCAACTAAAAGAGCAGGAATTAAGCCCTTTAAAAGAAAACGCCCTAAAAAGTTACCAAGAAAACACGGACAATGAACACAAAGAAACGAGCATGCAAATCACTCTTTATGCGTGA
- the pta gene encoding phosphate acetyltransferase — MQSLWIYPENTEALKIACESLLKALKPRYRSMALFAPIMDKEIFSKMHSAMDKDKALELVSASRETLLFENILKKYDEIQSMHDFVICLGYVPDFFLNALLDLNTTLAKHLNAPIVAVAQTSLEYLKAMHFHAIKKEAPFALGLLTGEMLEKPDFLSASLCKGVLEADLIEKLLHTKSALITPLAFQRSLEKKAKKQIKKVVLPESEDERILKAAHHLNAMGVVELVLLGDKETIHSQAKNLNLNLENIEIIDPSASHHREAFAQKLHELRKSKGLSEQEAQKLILDKNYFATMLVYLGYAHAMVSGAIHTTADTIRPALQIIKTKPGVSLVSSVFLMCLDTQVLVFGDCAINPNPSAQELAEIAITSAQSAKQFNIAPKVAMLSYATGNSAQGEMIDKINEAVKIAHKLDPQLEMDGPLQFDASMDKSVAKKKMPNSQVAGQASVFIFPDLNAGNIGYKAVQRSAKAVAIGPILQGLNKPVNDLSRGALVEDIINTILISAIQAQD, encoded by the coding sequence ATGCAAAGTTTATGGATTTACCCAGAAAATACAGAAGCGTTAAAGATCGCTTGCGAGAGCCTTTTAAAGGCACTAAAGCCACGCTATCGAAGTATGGCATTGTTTGCACCCATTATGGATAAAGAAATTTTTAGCAAAATGCATAGCGCGATGGATAAAGACAAGGCTTTAGAGCTTGTGAGCGCTTCTAGAGAAACGTTGTTGTTTGAAAATATCCTAAAAAAATATGATGAAATACAATCTATGCATGATTTTGTCATTTGTTTAGGGTATGTGCCAGATTTTTTCTTAAACGCTCTTTTAGACTTAAACACCACTCTAGCCAAGCACCTAAACGCTCCCATTGTGGCTGTTGCACAAACGAGTTTAGAATATTTGAAAGCCATGCACTTTCATGCCATCAAAAAAGAAGCCCCTTTCGCTTTAGGGCTATTAACCGGCGAAATGCTTGAAAAACCGGATTTTTTGAGCGCGTCTCTTTGTAAGGGTGTATTAGAAGCGGATTTGATTGAAAAATTATTACACACAAAAAGCGCGCTCATCACCCCTTTAGCCTTTCAAAGGAGTTTGGAAAAAAAGGCTAAAAAGCAAATTAAAAAAGTGGTTTTGCCAGAGAGCGAAGATGAAAGGATTTTAAAAGCTGCACATCATTTGAACGCCATGGGTGTGGTGGAATTGGTTTTGTTGGGCGATAAAGAAACGATCCACTCTCAAGCGAAAAATCTAAACTTGAATTTAGAAAATATTGAGATCATCGATCCAAGCGCCTCGCATCATAGAGAGGCGTTCGCTCAAAAATTGCATGAATTAAGAAAATCAAAGGGTTTAAGCGAGCAAGAAGCCCAAAAATTGATTTTAGATAAGAATTATTTTGCGACCATGCTCGTTTATTTGGGCTATGCGCATGCGATGGTTTCTGGGGCGATCCATACCACGGCTGACACGATTAGACCCGCTTTGCAAATCATCAAAACCAAGCCCGGCGTGAGTTTGGTTTCAAGCGTGTTTTTAATGTGTTTGGACACGCAAGTGCTAGTCTTTGGGGATTGCGCGATCAACCCTAACCCTAGCGCTCAAGAATTAGCCGAGATCGCCATCACTTCCGCACAGAGTGCCAAGCAATTTAATATTGCACCCAAAGTAGCGATGCTTTCTTATGCGACAGGCAATTCCGCTCAAGGCGAAATGATAGACAAAATCAACGAAGCCGTAAAAATCGCTCACAAGCTAGATCCCCAATTAGAAATGGATGGCCCTTTGCAATTTGACGCTTCTATGGATAAAAGCGTAGCGAAGAAAAAAATGCCAAACAGCCAAGTGGCCGGGCAAGCTAGCGTTTTTATTTTCCCAGATTTAAACGCCGGAAACATTGGCTATAAAGCGGTGCAACGAAGCGCTAAAGCCGTGGCGATAGGGCCTATTTTGCAAGGATTGAATAAGCCGGTTAATGATTTGAGTAGGGGCGCTTTAGTGGAGGATATTATCAACACGATTTTGATTAGCGCCATTCAAGCGCAAGATTAG
- a CDS encoding acetate kinase: MEILVLNLGSSSIKFKLFDMKENKPLASGLIERIGEEVGQLKIQSHLHHDKQEVKKQLFIKDHASGLLMVREHLTKMGIIKDFDKIDAIGHRVVQGGDKFHAPVLVDEKVMQEIERLSILAPLHNPVNLAGIKFVKTAHPHIPQIAVFDTAFHATMPDFAYMYALPYELYEKYQIRRYGFHGTSHHYVAKEAAKYLHIPYHKFNAITLHLGNGASVAAIKDGKSVDTSMGLTPLEGLIMGTRCGDIDPTVVEYIAQCANKSLEEVMKILNYESGLKGICGDNDARNIETRAKKGDKQAKLAFEMCAYRIKKHIGAYMVALGRVDAIIFTGGMGENYPALRESVCEGLEKLGIALHKPTNDNPGSGIVDLSQPNTKIQVLRIPTDEELEIALQTKRVLEKH; encoded by the coding sequence ATGGAAATTTTAGTGTTGAATCTGGGGAGTTCGTCTATTAAGTTTAAATTGTTTGACATGAAAGAAAACAAGCCCTTAGCGAGCGGTTTGATAGAAAGGATTGGCGAAGAAGTTGGGCAATTGAAAATCCAATCGCATTTGCACCATGACAAGCAGGAAGTTAAAAAACAGCTTTTCATTAAAGATCATGCGAGCGGGCTTTTAATGGTGCGTGAACATTTAACGAAAATGGGGATCATTAAGGATTTTGACAAAATTGACGCCATAGGGCATCGTGTGGTCCAAGGGGGGGATAAATTCCATGCACCTGTGTTGGTGGATGAAAAAGTGATGCAAGAAATTGAAAGGCTTTCTATTTTAGCCCCCTTGCACAACCCAGTGAATTTAGCCGGTATCAAGTTTGTCAAAACAGCACACCCTCATATCCCTCAAATTGCGGTTTTTGATACCGCTTTCCATGCCACTATGCCTGATTTTGCTTACATGTATGCTTTGCCTTATGAATTGTATGAAAAATATCAAATCCGGCGTTATGGTTTCCATGGGACTTCGCACCATTATGTCGCTAAAGAAGCGGCAAAATACTTGCATATCCCTTATCATAAATTTAACGCCATCACTTTGCATTTAGGCAATGGTGCAAGCGTGGCAGCCATAAAAGACGGCAAGAGCGTGGATACTTCTATGGGGCTAACCCCTTTAGAGGGCTTGATTATGGGCACAAGGTGTGGGGATATTGACCCTACTGTGGTGGAATACATCGCGCAATGCGCCAATAAGAGTTTAGAAGAAGTGATGAAAATTTTAAATTATGAGAGCGGTTTGAAAGGTATTTGTGGGGATAATGACGCTAGGAATATTGAAACAAGAGCCAAAAAGGGCGACAAACAAGCCAAGCTCGCTTTTGAAATGTGTGCATATCGCATTAAAAAGCACATTGGGGCATACATGGTGGCTTTAGGGAGGGTGGATGCGATCATCTTTACCGGAGGAATGGGGGAAAATTACCCTGCTTTAAGGGAGAGCGTGTGCGAGGGTTTAGAAAAATTAGGGATTGCTTTACACAAACCCACGAATGATAATCCAGGTAGTGGGATAGTGGATCTAAGCCAACCTAACACTAAAATCCAGGTTTTACGCATCCCTACGGATGAAGAGCTAGAAATCGCTTTGCAAACAAAAAGGGTTTTGGAAAAACACTAA
- the hypB gene encoding hydrogenase nickel incorporation protein HypB, which produces MSEQRKESLQNNPNLSKKDVKIVEKILSKNDIKAAEMKERYLQEGLYVLNFMSSPGSGKTTMLENLADFKDFKFCVVEGDLQTNRDADRLRKKGVSARQITTGEACHLEASMIEGAFDLLKEEGALEKSDFLIIENVGNLVCPSSYNLGAAMNIVLLSVPEGDDKVLKYPTMFMCADAVIISKADMIEVFNFRVSQVKEDMQKLKPEAPIFLMSSKDPKSLEDFKNFLLEKKRENYQSTHSF; this is translated from the coding sequence ATGAGCGAGCAACGAAAAGAATCTTTACAAAATAACCCTAATTTGAGTAAAAAAGATGTCAAAATCGTGGAAAAGATTTTGAGTAAAAACGACATTAAAGCCGCTGAAATGAAAGAACGCTATTTGCAAGAAGGGCTGTATGTGTTGAATTTCATGAGCTCTCCTGGTAGCGGTAAAACCACGATGTTAGAAAATCTAGCGGATTTTAAAGACTTTAAGTTTTGCGTAGTAGAGGGCGATTTACAAACCAATAGAGATGCGGACAGATTGCGTAAAAAAGGCGTGAGTGCACGCCAAATCACCACCGGTGAAGCGTGCCATTTGGAAGCGAGTATGATTGAAGGGGCGTTTGATTTGCTCAAAGAAGAGGGGGCGTTAGAAAAAAGCGATTTTTTAATCATTGAAAATGTGGGGAATTTGGTTTGCCCTTCAAGCTATAATTTAGGGGCGGCGATGAATATCGTTTTACTCTCTGTCCCAGAGGGCGATGATAAGGTGCTAAAATACCCTACGATGTTTATGTGTGCAGATGCGGTGATTATCAGTAAAGCAGATATGATTGAAGTGTTTAATTTTAGGGTCTCTCAAGTCAAAGAAGACATGCAAAAATTAAAGCCTGAAGCCCCCATTTTTTTAATGAGCTCCAAAGACCCTAAAAGTTTGGAAGATTTTAAAAATTTTCTTTTAGAAAAAAAGCGTGAAAATTACCAATCCACGCATTCGTTTTAA
- a CDS encoding HypC/HybG/HupF family hydrogenase formation chaperone: MCLAIPSKVIAIEDNVALLETLGVQREASLDLMGESVKVGDYVLLHIGYVMSKIDEKEALESIELYQEMIAKMNEVHE, encoded by the coding sequence ATGTGTTTAGCGATCCCTTCTAAAGTCATAGCCATTGAGGACAATGTGGCTCTTTTAGAGACTTTAGGCGTTCAAAGAGAAGCGAGCTTGGATTTAATGGGTGAGTCTGTTAAGGTGGGCGATTATGTGCTATTACACATCGGCTATGTGATGAGTAAGATTGATGAAAAAGAAGCCCTAGAATCCATTGAGCTCTATCAAGAAATGATCGCTAAAATGAATGAAGTGCATGAATAA
- the hypD gene encoding hydrogenase formation protein HypD encodes MSVNHLISPFRDKQTILALSNEIKKLASKLTEKLVIMEVCGGHTHSIMKYGLLDLMPNHLEFVHGPGCPVCVMPRVRLDEAYELASMKDSVILSLGDMMKVPGSYGSLIKAREKGLDARFLYSPMQALEIAKENPHKKVIYFAIGFETTTPMTASVLLNAKKEKIKNLFFHINHILVPPSVSAILEDPTCPINALLAPSHVSVISGAQIYTPLVECFNIPIIVSGFEPVDILESVLMLLKQTLNKEAKLEIQYKRVVSYEGNVKAQELVRECMEIRENFEWRGLGNIKNSALKLKETFASYDAEKAFKEYLTHKTIKENKACKCAEILKGNAKPLDCPLFAKTCTPQDPIGSCMVSSEGACSAYYRYKRV; translated from the coding sequence ATGAGCGTTAATCATCTCATTTCGCCTTTTAGAGACAAGCAAACCATTTTAGCGCTCTCTAATGAAATCAAAAAACTCGCCTCCAAACTCACAGAAAAATTAGTCATCATGGAAGTGTGCGGAGGGCATACGCATTCTATAATGAAATACGGGCTTTTGGATCTAATGCCCAATCATTTAGAGTTTGTGCATGGACCGGGTTGCCCGGTATGCGTGATGCCAAGAGTACGCCTGGATGAAGCTTATGAGCTCGCTAGCATGAAAGATAGCGTTATTTTAAGTTTAGGGGATATGATGAAAGTCCCTGGGAGCTATGGGAGTTTGATAAAAGCGAGGGAAAAGGGGCTGGATGCACGCTTTTTGTATTCGCCCATGCAAGCTTTAGAAATCGCTAAAGAAAACCCGCATAAAAAAGTCATTTATTTTGCGATCGGTTTTGAAACCACCACACCCATGACGGCAAGCGTTTTACTCAACGCAAAAAAAGAAAAGATCAAAAATCTTTTTTTCCACATTAACCACATTTTAGTGCCCCCAAGCGTGAGCGCGATTTTAGAAGATCCAACATGCCCAATCAACGCCCTTTTAGCCCCTAGCCATGTGAGCGTGATAAGCGGCGCTCAAATCTATACCCCTTTAGTGGAGTGCTTTAATATCCCCATTATTGTGAGCGGTTTTGAGCCGGTGGATATATTAGAAAGCGTGTTAATGCTACTAAAACAAACCCTAAACAAAGAAGCCAAGCTAGAAATCCAGTATAAAAGAGTGGTTAGTTATGAGGGGAATGTAAAAGCGCAAGAGTTAGTGCGTGAATGCATGGAAATAAGAGAAAATTTTGAATGGAGAGGCTTGGGGAATATCAAAAATTCCGCTCTAAAACTCAAAGAAACATTCGCCTCTTATGACGCTGAAAAAGCGTTTAAAGAATATTTAACCCACAAAACCATAAAAGAAAACAAAGCATGCAAATGTGCAGAGATCTTAAAAGGCAACGCCAAGCCTTTAGATTGCCCACTATTTGCAAAAACTTGCACCCCACAAGATCCGATCGGCAGTTGCATGGTCAGCTCTGAGGGGGCGTGTTCGGCGTATTATCGTTACAAGCGCGTTTGA
- a CDS encoding SabA family sialic acid-binding adhesin, whose product MPDEKTNSLAYQAALLALHAAVGLWNGIGYAVMCRKGNGSGSSNMNFEDQPRQESAAVQCNRYEAIGKDKSMSIENFKKLNEACQIIQAASKNRRARWLEHSKTLARMRARKAVIIQVMALHGAFQEIAITCTRFLALISLLSKT is encoded by the coding sequence TTGCCAGATGAAAAAACCAATTCTCTTGCATATCAAGCGGCGCTTTTAGCGCTCCATGCAGCGGTGGGGTTGTGGAATGGGATAGGCTATGCGGTAATGTGCAGAAAGGGGAATGGTAGTGGGTCTAGTAACATGAATTTTGAAGACCAGCCAAGACAAGAAAGCGCGGCTGTTCAATGCAACCGGTATGAAGCCATAGGAAAAGACAAATCCATGAGCATTGAGAATTTTAAGAAACTCAATGAAGCCTGTCAAATCATCCAAGCGGCTTCAAAAAACAGGCGAGCGCGATGGTTAGAGCACTCCAAGACACTTGCCCGTATGCGCGCCCGCAAAGCGGTAATCATCCAGGTAATGGCTCTCCATGGGGCATTTCAGGAAATAGCAATAACATGCACAAGATTTTTGGCGCTTATTTCACTGCTGTCTAAAACATGA
- a CDS encoding type II toxin-antitoxin system HP0895 family antitoxin, with amino-acid sequence MPNATTEKDYTKYSEKQLFNLINKLEQKIKKMQDDRISFKEKMAKELEKRDKNFKDKLDAANELLQKISQVFGDKKDCCLGHEIPNLETRQAIREMLNGVNLTQIDSLDGLTNELKKRNQC; translated from the coding sequence ATGCCTAACGCTACCACAGAAAAAGACTACACTAAATACAGCGAAAAACAGCTTTTTAATTTAATCAACAAATTAGAACAAAAAATCAAAAAAATGCAAGATGACAGGATCTCTTTCAAAGAAAAAATGGCTAAAGAATTAGAAAAGAGAGACAAAAACTTTAAGGATAAATTGGACGCAGCCAATGAACTTTTGCAAAAAATCAGCCAAGTTTTTGGTGATAAAAAAGATTGTTGTTTGGGGCATGAAATCCCAAACCTTGAAACGCGACAAGCCATAAGAGAGATGTTAAATGGAGTTAATCTCACTCAAATTGATAGTTTAGATGGACTTACAAACGAGTTAAAAAAGAGAAATCAATGCTAG
- a CDS encoding acyl-CoA thioesterase → MPNIHSSHSNHFDFTLDTADSTKLLMSYLVVPTTANFNNVMHGGELLNLLDKVAYVCSTRYCGKGTVTLSVDGVTFKYPIPVGNLITFLASINYVGNTSCEVGIKVLSENLKTREITHTNSCYFTMVAVENGKPTPMPKFEPQTELEKRRYEGALKRKEMRMQGYLKSGKVQA, encoded by the coding sequence ATGCCTAACATCCATTCCTCACATTCCAATCATTTTGATTTCACTTTGGATACGGCGGATTCCACTAAATTGTTGATGAGCTATTTGGTGGTGCCCACTACGGCTAATTTTAACAATGTCATGCACGGAGGGGAATTATTAAACCTTTTAGATAAAGTCGCTTATGTGTGCTCCACTCGTTATTGCGGTAAGGGAACAGTGACTTTAAGCGTGGATGGGGTCACCTTTAAATACCCCATTCCTGTAGGGAATTTGATCACCTTTTTAGCCAGCATCAATTATGTGGGCAACACTTCATGCGAAGTGGGCATTAAAGTTTTGAGCGAAAATTTGAAAACGCGCGAGATCACCCACACGAATTCTTGCTATTTCACGATGGTGGCTGTGGAAAATGGCAAACCCACTCCGATGCCCAAGTTCGAGCCTCAAACCGAATTGGAAAAACGCCGTTATGAAGGGGCTTTGAAGCGTAAAGAAATGCGCATGCAAGGGTATTTGAAAAGCGGAAAAGTGCAAGCGTAA
- a CDS encoding SDR family oxidoreductase, whose amino-acid sequence MDANERKEKVAIITGASSGIGLECALMLLEQGYKVYALSRRASLCEKLEHALCERVNIDVSDSNALKEVFLNISAKEKHCDILINSAGYGVLGSIEDTPMNEVKRQFSVNFFALCEVVQFCLPLLKNKPYSKIFNLSSIAGCMSVLFFGYYGASKHALEAYSDALRLELMPFKIQVCLIEPGPVKSNWEKTAFENDEHKNSVYALDLEKTKSFYSSVYQNALSAKEVAQKIVSLTARQQIKSRYAIGLKAQLLLALYKILPSGWYDFLFRLIVLGRKA is encoded by the coding sequence ATGGATGCCAACGAGCGAAAAGAAAAAGTAGCGATCATCACAGGGGCGAGTTCAGGCATTGGGCTAGAATGTGCATTGATGTTATTAGAGCAAGGCTATAAGGTTTATGCACTCTCTAGGCGTGCGAGCTTGTGCGAAAAATTAGAGCATGCATTATGCGAGCGAGTCAATATTGATGTGAGCGATTCTAACGCTTTAAAAGAAGTGTTTTTAAACATTAGTGCTAAAGAAAAACATTGCGATATTTTAATCAATTCCGCCGGTTATGGGGTGTTGGGGAGTATAGAAGACACGCCTATGAATGAAGTTAAAAGGCAATTTAGCGTGAATTTTTTTGCTCTTTGTGAAGTGGTGCAGTTTTGTTTGCCTTTATTAAAAAACAAGCCTTATTCTAAAATCTTTAACCTTTCTTCCATCGCAGGGTGCATGAGCGTGCTTTTTTTTGGCTATTATGGCGCGAGTAAGCATGCATTAGAGGCTTATAGCGATGCGTTGCGTTTAGAGCTTATGCCCTTTAAGATTCAAGTGTGTTTGATTGAGCCAGGACCAGTGAAAAGCAATTGGGAAAAAACCGCTTTTGAAAATGATGAGCATAAAAACAGCGTTTATGCCTTGGATTTAGAAAAAACTAAAAGCTTTTATTCTAGCGTGTATCAAAACGCCTTAAGCGCTAAAGAAGTGGCGCAAAAAATCGTTTCTCTCACTGCACGCCAACAAATCAAGTCTCGTTATGCGATCGGCTTAAAAGCGCAGTTATTGTTAGCTTTATACAAGATTCTCCCTAGTGGTTGGTATGACTTTTTATTTAGATTAATCGTTCTTGGGAGGAAAGCGTGA
- a CDS encoding FecCD family ABC transporter permease: MLKTYHIALACVILAVVVLLFGGEFLSLEEWKEVAMNVKNHFLHDEELSSLSIIILEIRLPRVILALLVGASLSGSGVVMQTIFRNPLVDPFLLGISSGAMLGVAVAIAIFESNIAILAFLGAILASLVVLAMNRVLGNSVLSLVLSGVVLSAFLGALAGAIKFFVIPQKAQAIVVWLLGSLSLSSYKDCLVAFIGLSLGFIPLFLLRWRINLLSLSDAQSLSLGINPVLLRSLCLVCVSVASALAVSVSGTIGWIGLVIPHVARLFFGANLQKLLLSSLLMGAFFLLLADVVAKTITPYDLPVGIATSVLGAPFFLWLLFKTRGV; the protein is encoded by the coding sequence ATGCTTAAAACCTATCATATCGCCTTGGCTTGTGTGATTTTAGCGGTGGTGGTGCTTTTGTTTGGGGGGGAGTTCTTGAGTTTAGAAGAATGGAAAGAAGTGGCTATGAATGTGAAAAACCACTTTTTGCATGATGAAGAGCTGAGCTCTTTAAGTATTATTATTTTAGAAATACGATTACCGCGAGTGATTTTAGCGCTTTTAGTGGGGGCGAGTTTGTCCGGAAGTGGGGTGGTGATGCAAACGATTTTTAGAAACCCTTTAGTTGATCCCTTTTTGCTAGGGATTTCTAGTGGGGCGATGTTAGGCGTGGCGGTAGCGATAGCGATTTTTGAATCCAATATTGCGATTTTAGCCTTTTTGGGGGCGATTTTAGCCAGTCTTGTGGTTTTAGCGATGAATAGGGTTTTGGGTAATTCCGTTCTTTCGTTGGTGCTTTCAGGGGTGGTTTTGAGCGCGTTTTTAGGGGCGTTAGCCGGAGCGATTAAATTCTTTGTGATCCCCCAAAAAGCGCAAGCGATTGTGGTGTGGCTTTTAGGGAGCTTGTCTTTAAGCAGTTATAAGGATTGTTTGGTGGCTTTTATAGGGCTTTCTTTAGGCTTTATCCCGCTTTTTTTGTTAAGGTGGCGCATCAATTTATTGAGCTTGAGCGATGCACAAAGTTTAAGTTTAGGCATTAATCCGGTGCTTTTACGATCGCTTTGTTTGGTGTGTGTGAGCGTTGCGAGCGCTTTAGCGGTGAGTGTGTCCGGCACGATTGGCTGGATTGGGTTAGTGATCCCGCATGTGGCGAGGTTGTTTTTTGGGGCGAATTTGCAAAAATTGCTTTTAAGCTCTTTGTTAATGGGGGCGTTTTTCTTGCTTTTAGCAGATGTAGTAGCCAAAACCATTACCCCTTATGACTTGCCGGTAGGCATTGCGACAAGCGTTTTAGGAGCGCCTTTTTTCCTATGGCTTTTATTTAAAACTAGGGGGGTGTGA
- a CDS encoding ABC transporter ATP-binding protein has protein sequence MVLEVKNLSFKYSQKLILDKLSFSVPKNSITSILAPNGSGKTTLLKCLLGLLKPLEETEIKACNKDILPLKPYEKAKLIAYIPQVEYYAFNFSVLDFVLMGKATHLNLFALPKAKHIKEATSILERLNLESLKDQGINDLSGGQRQMVLLARSLLQRTPLLLLDEPTSALDLKNQALFFDAIKDEMKKRELSVLVNIHDPNLVARHSTHVVMLKDKKLFLQASTQIAMTSHNLSALYDTPLEAIWHDNKLVVYAL, from the coding sequence ATGGTTTTAGAAGTTAAAAATTTGTCTTTTAAATATTCTCAAAAACTCATCTTAGACAAATTAAGTTTTAGCGTGCCAAAAAATAGCATTACAAGCATACTAGCGCCTAATGGATCCGGTAAAACCACGCTTTTAAAATGCCTTTTAGGGCTTTTAAAACCTTTAGAAGAAACCGAAATTAAGGCGTGTAACAAAGATATTTTACCCCTAAAACCTTATGAAAAAGCCAAGCTAATCGCTTATATCCCCCAAGTGGAGTATTATGCGTTTAATTTTAGCGTGTTGGATTTTGTCTTAATGGGGAAAGCGACGCATTTGAATCTGTTCGCTTTACCTAAAGCCAAGCACATTAAAGAAGCCACGAGCATTTTAGAGCGCTTGAATTTAGAGTCTTTGAAAGATCAAGGCATTAACGATTTGTCCGGCGGTCAAAGGCAAATGGTGCTTTTAGCTAGGAGTTTGTTACAAAGAACGCCCTTATTGTTATTGGATGAGCCTACGAGCGCTTTAGATTTAAAAAATCAAGCCCTTTTTTTTGATGCGATTAAAGATGAGATGAAAAAACGAGAATTAAGCGTTTTAGTCAATATCCATGACCCTAATTTGGTTGCCAGACACTCCACGCATGTGGTCATGCTCAAAGATAAAAAACTTTTTTTACAAGCTTCCACGCAAATCGCTATGACTTCACACAACTTAAGTGCACTCTATGACACGCCCCTAGAAGCGATCTGGCATGATAATAAGCTTGTGGTGTATGCGTTGTAG